Proteins co-encoded in one Schistocerca cancellata isolate TAMUIC-IGC-003103 chromosome 5, iqSchCanc2.1, whole genome shotgun sequence genomic window:
- the LOC126187425 gene encoding uncharacterized protein LOC126187425, translating into MFRLSLLVLAMAVTVAFCIPADVDPQPEEAQETLGTAESAWGGRGWGGGWGGRGWGGRGWGGGYGGRGWGGGYGGRGWGGGWGGGGWGGRGWHYG; encoded by the coding sequence TTGCTGGTGCTAGCGATGGCGGTGACGGTCGCCTTCTGCATCCCCGCAGACGTCGATCCACAGCCAGAGGAAGCCCAGGAGACGCTGGGAACCGCCGAGTCTGCGTGGGGCGGCCGCGGCTGGGGCGGCGGCTGGGGGGGCCGCGGCTGGGGCGGCAGAGGTTGGGGAGGCGGCTACGGGGGCAGAGGCTGGGGAGGCGGCTACGGGGGCAGAGGCTGGGGCGGCGGCTGGGGCGGCGGCGGATGGGGAGGCCGCGGCTGGCACTACGGCTGA